GTGTGCTGAAGAAGATTTTTCATTTACTTATATATAAACTCATCCTGCCAGTTCTCCTGTTCCTGAAAAGGGAATTCCACCGGTTTTTCCTGAGCCAGAAACCGAAATTCACCCGCGCCTACTGGCAGCACAAATGGAACCGGGCCCGCAGCTTTGATTTCAAAAACGCTAAATTTTCCGATTTCAGGTTCCTGTTCCGGGCGGCGCTGAAAACTACGCTCTTTCTGTTGCTGCTGTTCTCCTTCTTCTATATGGCCGTGTTCCTGGGCGTCTTCGGCCATATGCCTTCCAAGCGCGAGCTGCGGGCGCGGCAGAACAACACGGCGTCGGAGGTGTACTCGGCGGACGGGGTGCTGCTGGGCCGCTACTATATACAGGACCGCACCAACATCAGGTATGATGACATCGCCCCTGCTGCCATTGAGGCGCTGATCGCCACGGAGGATGCCCGCTTTTATGAGCACAGCGGCGTGGATGTCCGCAGCTCGTTCCGGGTGCTCATCAAGTCGCTGCTGCTGCAGGAGGACGCGGGCGGCGGCAGCACGCTGAGCCAGCAGCTGGCCAAGAACCTGTACCCCCGCCAGGATTACAAGCTGTGGGACATGCCCGTGAACAAGCTGCGCGAGATCATCATCGCCCGCAAGCTGGAGGACATCTACTCCAAAGAGGAACTGCTGGAGCTCTACCTGAACACCGTGCCGATGGGCGGCAACCTATATGGCATTGAGCGGGCGAGCAGGCGCTTTTTCAACACCACCGCCGACTCCCTGAAAACCGAGGAAGCCGCCGTGCTGATCGGCATGCTGAAGGCCACCACCTCCTATAACCCGCGCCTGCACCCGGAGCGGGCGCAGCAGCGGCGCAACGTGGTGCTGAACCAGATGGCCAAGTACGACTACCTCTCCGCCGCCAAAGCCGACTCGCTGAAGAAGCTGCCGCTGGAACTGCACTACCGCTACATCACCCACAACGATGGCCTGGCACCCTACTTCCGGGAGCAACTGCGCCAGGAACTGGAGCAATGGGCGGCCTCGCAGAAGAAAAAGAACGGCGAGCCCTACAACCTCTACACCGACGGCCTGAAGATATACACCACCATCGACGCGGGCATGCAGCGGCACGCGGAGCAGGCCGTGCGTCGCCGCATGGCGCTGCTGCAAAAGAAATTCGACCAGCACTGGAAAAACAGGACGCCGTGGGGCAAAGACGCCAACGTGATCCAGGCCGCCATGCAGCGCTCCGACCGCTACCGGAAAATGCAGCAGGCGGGCGTTTCTGACGAGGAAATCCGGAACGTGTTCCGGCAGCCGGTTCCCATGAACGTGTTTAGCTGGGGCGGAAGCGAGAAAAAAGAAATGAGTCCGCTGGATTCGCTCGCCTACTACGGGCGCTTCCTCAACACTGGCCTGCTGGCGATGGACCCGCGCACCGGCTACGTGCGGGCCTGGGTGGGCGGCATCAACCACGACATCTTTAAATACGACCATGTGCGCTCCCGGCGGCAGGTGGGCTCTACGTTTAAGCCGATTGTGTATGCCGCCGCGCTGGAGAAAGGCATCAGCCCCTGCACATTTTTCCCGAACGAGCGCCAGACCTATCCTGAGTACGATAACTGGTCGCCGCAAAATGCGACGGAGCAGTATGGGGGCGAGTACAGCATGCGGGGCGCGCTGGCGCACTCAGTCAACACGGTTTCTGCGCAGGTGATGATGCAAGCCGGGGTGGAGCGAACGGTGGAACTGGCCCGCAGGCTCGGCATCAAGAGCGACCTTCCGGCCGTTCCGTCACTGGCGCTCGGCACCGCCGACATTTCGCTGCTGGAGATGGTGAGCGCCTACGCCGCGTTCGCCAACGAAGGCTACCAAGTGGTGCCCACGTACATCACCAGGATAACGGACCGCAGCGGCAACGTGATCCGGCAGCATCATGCAAACGAGTTTCCCCGGCGGGTGCTGGCCCGGAAAAACGCGGCCATTATGCTACACCTGATGCAGGGCGTGGTGGAGGAAGGAAGCGCCGCCAAGCTTCGTTCTGAGTTTGATTTGAAGATGGACATCGCCGGCAAGACAGGCACTACGCAGGAAAACGCCGACGGCTGGTTTATCGGCATCACGCCCAAGTTGGTAACCGGAGTGTGGGTAGGCGCCGAGAGCCCGAAAGTGCGCTTCCGGACACTGGCGCTGGGCCAGGGCTCCAGCACGGCCCTGCCAGTGTGGGGCGACTTCATGAAACGCATCGCCCTCGACCCTGACTACCCGGGTTATATGCGGAGCCAGTTCGACCCGCTCCCGGAAAAGTTGCAGGAGCAACTGGACTGCGCCTCCTTCAGGGCTGAGCCGCCGCCGCAGAACTTCCT
This window of the Pontibacter russatus genome carries:
- a CDS encoding penicillin-binding protein 1A, whose translation is MKRVLKKIFHLLIYKLILPVLLFLKREFHRFFLSQKPKFTRAYWQHKWNRARSFDFKNAKFSDFRFLFRAALKTTLFLLLLFSFFYMAVFLGVFGHMPSKRELRARQNNTASEVYSADGVLLGRYYIQDRTNIRYDDIAPAAIEALIATEDARFYEHSGVDVRSSFRVLIKSLLLQEDAGGGSTLSQQLAKNLYPRQDYKLWDMPVNKLREIIIARKLEDIYSKEELLELYLNTVPMGGNLYGIERASRRFFNTTADSLKTEEAAVLIGMLKATTSYNPRLHPERAQQRRNVVLNQMAKYDYLSAAKADSLKKLPLELHYRYITHNDGLAPYFREQLRQELEQWAASQKKKNGEPYNLYTDGLKIYTTIDAGMQRHAEQAVRRRMALLQKKFDQHWKNRTPWGKDANVIQAAMQRSDRYRKMQQAGVSDEEIRNVFRQPVPMNVFSWGGSEKKEMSPLDSLAYYGRFLNTGLLAMDPRTGYVRAWVGGINHDIFKYDHVRSRRQVGSTFKPIVYAAALEKGISPCTFFPNERQTYPEYDNWSPQNATEQYGGEYSMRGALAHSVNTVSAQVMMQAGVERTVELARRLGIKSDLPAVPSLALGTADISLLEMVSAYAAFANEGYQVVPTYITRITDRSGNVIRQHHANEFPRRVLARKNAAIMLHLMQGVVEEGSAAKLRSEFDLKMDIAGKTGTTQENADGWFIGITPKLVTGVWVGAESPKVRFRTLALGQGSSTALPVWGDFMKRIALDPDYPGYMRSQFDPLPEKLQEQLDCASFRAEPPPQNFLDRLFENVADKAVKSYEEWKAEWKQRRQERRQRRRN